The genomic region ACCGTCGACGGCGTCGGGTAAAAATCCTGCACCTGCATCGGGTTCAATCGGTTGTCGCGCAGGTATTCCGCCAGCGCAATCGCCTCTTTCAATCCGCTGCCCGGGTGCGAAGACATCAGATACGGCACTACATATTGCTTTTTGCCGTCTTTTTCGGTGCGCTTTTCAAACGCCTTGCAAAACTGGTCATATACCTTCGCGGGCGGTTTTCCCATGCGCTTCAACACCGAGTCGCACACATGCTCGGGCGCGGCGCGAAGCTGTCCGCTGACATGGTGCTTGACCAGCGCGTCGAAAAACGCGGGATTCGGGTCGGCCAGCAGATAATCGTACCGGACACCTGAGCGCACAAACACCTTTTTCACGCCCGGAAGCGCCCGCAGTTCGGTGAGCATCCGCAGATATCCGCTGTGGTCGGCTTTCAGATTCGGACAGGGCTGCGGGAACAGGCACTGCCGATTTTGACACGCGCCCTGTTTGAGTTGTTTGTCGCAGGCAGGACGGAAAAAGTTTGCGGTCGGGCCGCCGACGTCGTGGATATATCCTTTGAATTCGGGATCGGCGATCATCAGTTTGGCTTCTTTAACGACTGATTCAACGCTGCGGCTCTGCACGATCCGTCCCTGATGGAATGTGAGCGCGCAAAAACTGCACCCGCCGAAACAGCCCCGGTTGACCGTCAAGCTGAACTTGACCTCGTTCAGCGCCGGAACGCCGCCCGCCGCCTCATACATCGGATGGTAATTGCGCATATAGGGCAGCTCGTACACCGCGTCAAGTTCTTCGGTGGTCAGCGGAAACTGCGGCGGATTTTGCACCACATAAGTCCCGTTTCCGTAGGCCTCGACAAGCGGCTTGGCCGAAAACGGGTCGGTGTTTTCATATTGCTGGGCAAAACTGCGGGCAAATGCCTGTTTGTCCGATTTGACTTTATCAAACGACGGCAACGTAATATGCCCGCGCATCCCGGTCATATCGTGGGTGCTGTAGACCGTACCGCGAATGTGCGTCAGATCGCCGCCGTTTTTGAGCGCATCGGCGGCCTCGACAATGGCCTTTTCGCCCATGCCGTAAATGAGCAAATCAGCGGCGCAGTCGAGCAAAACCGAACGGCGGACGCTGTCGGACCAAAAATCATAATGCGACAAGCGGCGTAAGCTGGCCTCGATGCCGCCGATGATGATCGGGACGTCTTTATAGGTGTGCCGAATCAGGTTGCAATAGACAGTCAAAGCGCGGTCGGGACGCTTGCCGGGAACGCCGCCGGGGGTGTAGGCGTCGTGGTCGCGGCGGGTTTTGTT from Oscillospiraceae bacterium harbors:
- a CDS encoding YgiQ family radical SAM protein codes for the protein KKRGWDGVDFAYVIGDAYVDHSSFGHAVISRVLEHAGYRVGIIAQPDWNDPKSIDVFGKPRLGFLVMSGNMDSMVNHYTVNKTRRDHDAYTPGGVPGKRPDRALTVYCNLIRHTYKDVPIIIGGIEASLRRLSHYDFWSDSVRRSVLLDCAADLLIYGMGEKAIVEAADALKNGGDLTHIRGTVYSTHDMTGMRGHITLPSFDKVKSDKQAFARSFAQQYENTDPFSAKPLVEAYGNGTYVVQNPPQFPLTTEELDAVYELPYMRNYHPMYEAAGGVPALNEVKFSLTVNRGCFGGCSFCALTFHQGRIVQSRSVESVVKEAKLMIADPEFKGYIHDVGGPTANFFRPACDKQLKQGACQNRQCLFPQPCPNLKADHSGYLRMLTELRALPGVKKVFVRSGVRYDYLLADPNPAFFDALVKHHVSGQLRAAPEHVCDSVLKRMGKPPAKVYDQFCKAFEKRTEKDGKKQYVVPYLMSSHPGSGLKEAIALAEYLRDNRLNPMQVQDFYPTPSTVSTCMYYTGIDPRDMSPVFVPTDPFEKAMQRALIQYREPKNRQLVKQALEKAGRKDLIGMGKKCLIK